The following proteins come from a genomic window of Malus domestica chromosome 02, GDT2T_hap1:
- the LOC103427010 gene encoding phenylacetaldehyde reductase-like isoform X2, whose translation MSTGKTKTVCVTGASGYIASWLVKLLLQKGYTVKGTVRDPSVFHTASPAQFSATDPQAEIVEPAVKGTLNVLKSCAKFPTVKRVVLTSSMASVTGTGTPLTSDVVLDETCYSDPLLCEKNKEWYPLSKTLAEEAAWKFAEVNGIDLVSMNPGLAIGPLLQPTLNLSVEIFRNLISGIQTSNKNYRFVDVRDVASAHIQAFEVPSASGRYCLVGHVADSPDTLKILQQFYSTLCLPEFGNPSNSKYQVSMEKAKGLGITFLPLETSLRDSVESLKEKGFLKI comes from the exons atgagtacTGGCAAAACAAAGACTGTGTGTGTGACAGGAGCATCTGGTTACATAGCATCATGGCTCGTGAAGCTCTTACTACAGAAGGGTTATACTGTTAAAGGCACTGTTCGTGACCCAA GTGTTTTTCATACAGCATCGCCTGCACAATTCTCAGCCACTGATCCACAG GCAGAAATAGTTGAGCCTGCAGTGAAAGGAACACTCAATGTTCTTAAATCGTGCGCGAAATTCCCCACTGTCAAGAGAGTAGTTTTAACATCATCTATGGCTTCAGTAACGGGGACTGGAACCCCTCTGACATCTGAtgtggttttggatgaaacatGTTACTCAGATCCACTTCTTTGTGAGAAGAACAAG GAATGGTATCCTCTCTCAAAAACTTTAGCTGAGGAGGCTGCCTGGAAATTTGCTGAAGTAAATGGGATTGACTTGGTGTCGATGAATCCAGGGCTTGCGATTGGTCCACTCTTACAGCCAACTCTTAATCTTTCTGTCGAGATATTTCGTAATCTCATAAGCG GGATCCAAACATCGAATAAAAATTACAGATTCGTTGATGTTAGAGACGTTGCCTCTGCTCATATTCAAGCATTTGAAGTTCCTTCAGCTAGTGGCAGATATTGTTTAGTTGGCCATGTTGCTGACAGTCCGGACACACTCAAGATTTTACAACAATTTTACTCCACTTTGTGCCTTCCTGAGTTTGGCAATCCTTCAAACTCGAAGTATCAAGTGTCCATGGAGAAAGCAAAAGGTTTGGGAATCACTTTCCTTCCTCTGGAAACAAGTCTTAGGGACTCGGTTGAAAGCCTCAAGGAGAAGGGTTTCCTCAAGATTTGA
- the LOC103418586 gene encoding phenylacetaldehyde reductase-like, whose amino-acid sequence MSTVEGKTVCVTGASGYIASWLVKLLLQKGYTVKGTVRDPNDSKKTEHLRSLDGAKERLHLFKADLLEEGSFDAVVDGCQGVFHTASPVLLSVTDPQGELLDPAVKGTLNVLQSCAKFRSITRVVLTSSLASVMMTGAPLTSDVVLDETWYSDPLFCEKDKQWYLLSKTLAEETAWKFAKGNGIDLVSLNPGLTIGPLLQPTLNFSVELLRNFMSGTPTTFSNPFVDVRDVASAHIQAFEIPSASGRYCLVGQVADDLDTLKILRQLYPTLTLNEVVNPSDSKYKVSKEKAEGLGITFLPLETSLRDTIESLKEKGFLKI is encoded by the exons atgagtacTGTAGAAGGGAAGACTGTGTGCGTAACAGGAGCCTCAGGTTACATAGCATCATGGTTGGTGAAGCTCTTATTGCAAAAGGGTTATACTGTCAAAGGCACCGTTCGAGACCCAA ATGATTCAAAGAAAACAGAACACTTGCGCTCATTAGACGGAGCCAAAGAAAGGCTTCATTTGTTCAAAGCAGATTTATTAGAAGAAGGGTCTTTCGACGCCGTAGTTGATGGATGCCAAGGTGTTTTTCATACAGCGTCCCCTGTACTGCTTTCAGTTACTGACCCTCAG GGAGAACTACTTGACCCTGCAGTGAAGGGAACACTTAATGTTCTACAATCATGCGCGAAATTTCGTAGCATCACGAGAGTGGTTTTAACATCTTCACTTGCTTCAGTAATGATGACTGGAGCCCCTCTGACCTCTGAtgtggttttggatgaaacatGGTATTCGGATCCACTTTTTTGTGAGAAGGACAAG cAATGGTATTTGCTCTCAAAAACTTTAGCCGAGGAGACTGCCTGGAAATTTGCTAAAGGAAATGGGATTGACTTGGTGTCGTTGAATCCAGGGTTAACCATTGGTCCGCTCTTACAACCAACACTTAATTTCTCCGTCGAGCTGCTTCGGAACTTCATGAGTG GTACCCCAACAACTTTCAGTAATCCATTCGTTGACGTTAGAGATGTTGCCTCTGCTCATATTCAGGCTTTCGAAATTCCTTCAGCTAGTGGGAGATATTGTTTAGTTGGTCAAGTTGCTGACGACCTTGATACTCTAAAGATTTTACGGCAACTTTACCCGACTTTGACCCTTAATGAAGTTGTCAATCCCTCCGACTCAAAGTATAAAGTGTCCAAGGAGAAAGCAGAAGGTTTGGGAATCACTTTCCTTCCTCTGGAAACAAGTCTGAGGGACACTATTGAAAGCCTCAAGGAGAAGGGCTTCCTCAAGATTTAA
- the LOC103427010 gene encoding phenylacetaldehyde reductase-like isoform X1 has translation MSTGKTKTVCVTGASGYIASWLVKLLLQKGYTVKGTVRDPNDPKKTEHLLSLDGAKERLHLLKADLLEEGAFDDVVDGCVGVFHTASPAQFSATDPQAEIVEPAVKGTLNVLKSCAKFPTVKRVVLTSSMASVTGTGTPLTSDVVLDETCYSDPLLCEKNKEWYPLSKTLAEEAAWKFAEVNGIDLVSMNPGLAIGPLLQPTLNLSVEIFRNLISGIQTSNKNYRFVDVRDVASAHIQAFEVPSASGRYCLVGHVADSPDTLKILQQFYSTLCLPEFGNPSNSKYQVSMEKAKGLGITFLPLETSLRDSVESLKEKGFLKI, from the exons atgagtacTGGCAAAACAAAGACTGTGTGTGTGACAGGAGCATCTGGTTACATAGCATCATGGCTCGTGAAGCTCTTACTACAGAAGGGTTATACTGTTAAAGGCACTGTTCGTGACCCAA atgatCCAAAGAAAACAGAACACTTACTCTCGCTAGATGGAGCAAAAGAAAGGCTTCATTTGTTGAAAGCGGATTTGTTAGAAGAAGGGGCTTTCGATGATGTAGTCGATGGATGTGTAGGTGTTTTTCATACAGCATCGCCTGCACAATTCTCAGCCACTGATCCACAG GCAGAAATAGTTGAGCCTGCAGTGAAAGGAACACTCAATGTTCTTAAATCGTGCGCGAAATTCCCCACTGTCAAGAGAGTAGTTTTAACATCATCTATGGCTTCAGTAACGGGGACTGGAACCCCTCTGACATCTGAtgtggttttggatgaaacatGTTACTCAGATCCACTTCTTTGTGAGAAGAACAAG GAATGGTATCCTCTCTCAAAAACTTTAGCTGAGGAGGCTGCCTGGAAATTTGCTGAAGTAAATGGGATTGACTTGGTGTCGATGAATCCAGGGCTTGCGATTGGTCCACTCTTACAGCCAACTCTTAATCTTTCTGTCGAGATATTTCGTAATCTCATAAGCG GGATCCAAACATCGAATAAAAATTACAGATTCGTTGATGTTAGAGACGTTGCCTCTGCTCATATTCAAGCATTTGAAGTTCCTTCAGCTAGTGGCAGATATTGTTTAGTTGGCCATGTTGCTGACAGTCCGGACACACTCAAGATTTTACAACAATTTTACTCCACTTTGTGCCTTCCTGAGTTTGGCAATCCTTCAAACTCGAAGTATCAAGTGTCCATGGAGAAAGCAAAAGGTTTGGGAATCACTTTCCTTCCTCTGGAAACAAGTCTTAGGGACTCGGTTGAAAGCCTCAAGGAGAAGGGTTTCCTCAAGATTTGA
- the LOC103427032 gene encoding phenylacetaldehyde reductase-like, producing MSTVEGKTVCVTGASGYIASWLVKLLLQKGYTVKGTVRDPNDSKKTEHLRSLDGAKERLHLFKADLLEEGSFDAVVDGCQGVFHTASPVLLSVTDPQGELLDPAVKGTLNVLQSCAKFPSIKRVVLTSSIASVMMTGVPLTSDVVLDETWYSDPLFCEKHKQWYFLSKTLAEETAWKFAKGNGIDLVSLNPGHTIDPLLQPTLNFSIELLQNIMSGTQTPTINPFVVVNSFVDVRDVASAHIQAFEIPSASGRYCLVGQVADDLDTLKILRQLYPTLTTLAEVVNPSDSKHQVSKEKARGLGITFLPLETSLGDTIESLKEKGFLKI from the exons atgagtacTGTAGAAGGGAAGACTGTGTGCGTAACAGGAGCCTCAGGTTACATAGCATCATGGCTGGTGAAGCTCTTATTGCAAAAGGGTTATACTGTTAAAGGCACTGTTCGTGACCCAA aTGATTCAAAGAAAACAGAACACTTGCGCTCATTAGACGGAGCCAAAGAAAGGCTTCATTTGTTCAAAGCAGATTTATTAGAAGAAGGGT CTTTCGACGCCGTAGTTGATGGATGCCAAGGTGTTTTTCATACAGCGTCCCCTGTACTGCTTTCAGTTACTGACCCTCAG GGAGAACTACTTGACCCTGCAGTGAAGGGAACACTTAATGTTCTACAATCATGCGCGAAATTTCCCAGCATCAAGAGAGTGGTTTTAACATCTTCAATTGCTTCAGTAATGATGACTGGAGTCCCTCTGACCTCTGAtgtagttttggatgaaacatgGTATTCGGATCCACTTTTTTGTGAGAAGCACAAG CAATGGTATTTTCTCTCAAAAACTTTAGCCGAGGAGACTGCCTGGAAATTTGCTAAAGGAAATGGGATCGACTTGGTGTCCTTGAATCCAGGGCATACGATTGATCCACTCTTACAACCAACACTTAATTTCTCCATCGAGCTGCTTCAGAACATCATGAGTG GTACCCAAACACCTACAATTAATCCATTCGTAGTTGTTAATTCATTCGTTGATGTTAGAGATGTTGCCTCTGCTCATATTCAAGCTTTCGAAATTCCTTCAGCTAGTGGGAGATATTGTTTAGTTGGCCAAGTTGCTGACGACCTTGATACTCTAAAGATTCTACGGCAACTTTACCCGACTTTGACCACCCTTGCTGAAGTTGTCAATCCTTCCGACTCAAAGCATCAAGTGTCCAAGGAGAAAGCAAGAGGTTTGGGAATCACTTTCCTTCCTCTGGAAACAAGTCTTGGGGACACTATTGAAAGCCTCAAGGAGAAGGGCTTCCTCAAGATTTGA
- the LOC103407468 gene encoding phenylacetaldehyde reductase-like, whose amino-acid sequence MDGGTKVVCVTGASGFIASWLVKLLLQRGYTVRATVRDPNDPNKTEHLLSLDGAKERLHLFKADLLEEGSFDAVVDGCVGVFHTASPAQISAIDPQAEIVGPAVKGTLNVLKSCAKFPTVKRVVLTSSIASVMGTGTPLTSDVVLDETWYSDQLFFEKHKQWYPLSKTLAEEAAWKFAEGNGIDLVSMNPGMVIGPLFQPTLNLSVKFLLNFISGVQTPVVNYAFVDVRDVASAHIKAFEVPSASGRYCLVGQVADGPDTLQILRQLYPTLCLPEFGNPSDSKYQVSKEKVKGLGITFLPLETSLRDTVESLKEKGILKI is encoded by the exons ATGGATGGAGGAACGAAGGTTGTGTGTGTAACAGGAGCCTCCGGCTTCATAGCGTCGTGGCTCGTGAAGCTCTTACTACAAAGAGGTTATACTGTCAGAGCTACCGTTCGTGACCCAA ATGATCCAAATAAAACAGAACACTTACTCTCACTAGATGGAGCAAAAGAACGGCTCCATTTGTTCAAAGCAGATTTACTAGAAGAAGGATCTTTCGACGCTGTAGTTGATGGATGTGTAGGTGTTTTTCATACAGCATCGCCTGCACAAATTTCAGCCATTGACCCACAG GCGGAAATAGTTGGGCCTGCAGTGAAAGGGACACTCAATGTTCTTAAATCGTGCGCGAAATTCCCCACTGTCAAGAGAGTGGTATTAACATCATCTATTGCTTCAGTAATGGGGACAGGAACTCCTCTGACATCTGAtgtggttttggatgaaacatGGTACTCGGATCAACTCTTTTTCGAGAAGCACAAG CAATGGTATCCACTCTCAAAAACTTTAGCTGAGGAGGCTGCCTGGAAATTTGCTGAAGGAAATGGGATTGATTTGGTGTCGATGAATCCAGGGATGGTGATTGGTCCACTCTTCCAGCCAACTCTTAATCTCTCCGTCAAGTTTCTTCTGAATTTCATTAGTG GTGTCCAAACTCCAGTTGTAAACTACGCATTCGTGGACGTTCGAGATGTTGCCTCTGCTCATATTAAAGCATTTGAAGTTCCTTCTGCTAGTGGCAGATATTGTTTAGTTGGCCAAGTAGCTGACGGCCCCGATACTCTACAGATTTTACGACAACTTTACCCCACTTTGTGCCTTCCTGAGTTTGGCAATCCTTCAGACTCAAAGTATCAAGTGTCCAAGGAGAAAGTAAAAGGTTTGGGGATCACTTTCCTTCCTCTGGAAACAAGTCTAAGAGACACGGTTGAAAGCCTCAAGGAGAAGGGTATTCTCAAGATTTGA